A single SAR324 cluster bacterium DNA region contains:
- a CDS encoding AsnC family transcriptional regulator, with the protein MDAMDRLLLNRLQEGISLERHPFRKIATEANLTESEIVQRIQALLDKGLLSRFGPMYNVDRMGGLFVLAALSVPVDEYDRVTAIVNAFPEVAHNYERSHTLNMWFVVATETREQAEHTLSRIEQATGYKVFAFPKLKEFFIGLYLPV; encoded by the coding sequence ATTGATGCTATGGATCGCTTACTGCTCAATCGGCTTCAGGAGGGTATTTCTCTGGAACGGCATCCTTTCAGAAAAATCGCGACTGAAGCCAATCTCACGGAGTCTGAGATTGTACAACGGATCCAGGCTCTGCTGGACAAAGGATTGTTGAGCCGGTTTGGCCCGATGTATAATGTGGATCGGATGGGCGGTTTATTTGTTCTGGCGGCTCTCAGTGTTCCTGTGGATGAGTATGATCGTGTGACAGCAATTGTGAACGCGTTTCCTGAAGTCGCACACAATTACGAACGGTCGCACACATTGAATATGTGGTTTGTGGTTGCGACTGAAACCAGGGAACAGGCCGAACACACCCTGTCGCGAATCGAACAGGCAACAGGTTACAAGGTCTTTGCGTTTCCAAAACTTAAAGAATTCTTTATTGGCCTTTATCTGCCTGTGTAA
- a CDS encoding AsnC family protein produces MRISELEQQVISAIQEGLPLVPQPYEQVGLSIGLTEQQVIECLTSLVERQIIRRFGLVVKHRSLGYNANAMVVWDIADDLEQEIGEQLKKYEFVTLCYSRPRNPPSWPYNLFCMIHGTSRDTVLNQIEQLKTGCALTAVDYEVLFSRHCFKQRGACYFDARN; encoded by the coding sequence ATGAGAATTTCAGAGTTGGAACAACAAGTCATCTCAGCAATTCAGGAAGGACTTCCACTGGTTCCCCAACCCTATGAGCAAGTTGGACTGAGCATTGGCCTGACCGAACAACAAGTCATTGAATGCCTGACATCTCTGGTGGAGCGACAAATTATCCGAAGATTCGGACTGGTGGTGAAACACCGTTCGCTGGGATACAACGCAAATGCCATGGTCGTCTGGGATATCGCGGACGACCTGGAACAGGAAATCGGGGAACAGCTTAAAAAATATGAATTTGTCACCTTGTGTTACAGCCGTCCGAGAAATCCACCGTCATGGCCGTATAATCTGTTTTGCATGATTCATGGCACCAGTCGAGACACTGTGCTGAACCAGATTGAACAACTGAAAACCGGGTGTGCCCTGACTGCGGTTGATTATGAGGTGCTGTTCAGTCGTCACTGTTTCAAACAACGTGGAGCATGCTATTTTGACGCCCGAAATTGA
- a CDS encoding Lrp/AsnC family transcriptional regulator — translation MNVDAVDRQIILATQAGIPLHENPWEKVAEQLGIPESDVLERMERMKREGIIRRIAAVPNHYALGYRANGMSVWDIEDEAVERLGQKISELPFVSHCYERPRHVPEWSYNVFAMVHARTREEITPLVEQILSIVGSHCRGYEVLFSQRILKKTGVRLQG, via the coding sequence ATGAACGTTGACGCTGTGGATCGTCAAATCATTCTTGCAACCCAGGCGGGAATCCCGTTGCATGAAAACCCCTGGGAAAAAGTGGCTGAACAGTTGGGTATTCCGGAAAGTGACGTGCTTGAACGCATGGAGCGAATGAAGCGGGAAGGAATCATCCGCAGAATTGCCGCGGTTCCCAATCATTACGCATTGGGCTATCGGGCGAATGGCATGTCGGTTTGGGATATTGAGGATGAAGCGGTGGAACGCCTGGGACAAAAAATCAGCGAATTGCCGTTTGTCAGCCATTGCTATGAACGTCCACGTCATGTGCCTGAATGGTCCTACAATGTGTTTGCCATGGTCCATGCCAGAACCAGAGAGGAGATAACGCCTCTGGTTGAACAAATACTGTCCATTGTCGGTTCTCATTGCCGGGGATATGAGGTGTTGTTCAGTCAGAGAATTTTGAAAAAAACAGGGGTCCGTTTACAGGGATGA